In Nocardia asteroides, the following proteins share a genomic window:
- a CDS encoding GDSL-type esterase/lipase family protein produces MQQMWVAGFRSGVISPDEQIKLAESRAFDDETVRQVVRLAGGGAALRVRLTNRYGTAPLLIGAARVGHRKAGSAVETDRELRFGGEPIAVVAPGAELVSDPVDLTVGAGEDLLLSLYLPESTGLATYSHQPGEIAYITAGDHSADVELPGAQEVPFRFFVTGIDVLAAPDSRVAVAFGDSWFEGVGTTLSANRRSVDALNARLTDGWVVNNGIAGNRLTATEIGESGLGRFQSDALAVPGVSDVLVNFGINDLILGAMGGQPSATAAELIAGFTALADRAHAAGLRIHVATIGPYAGCVYPGMPLLETQPTRHAVNEWIRATDVFDSVFDVDRAVADPARPDFIRPEFDSGDGMHLNDAGAAAMADTVDVAALFRTR; encoded by the coding sequence ATGCAGCAGATGTGGGTCGCCGGTTTCCGCTCCGGAGTGATCAGCCCCGACGAGCAGATCAAGCTCGCCGAATCGCGCGCCTTCGACGACGAGACGGTGCGCCAGGTCGTACGCCTGGCCGGTGGCGGCGCGGCACTGCGGGTGCGGCTGACCAATCGCTACGGCACGGCGCCGCTGCTGATCGGCGCGGCGCGGGTGGGACATCGCAAGGCGGGATCGGCGGTCGAGACGGATCGGGAGCTCCGCTTCGGCGGCGAGCCGATCGCCGTCGTGGCGCCGGGCGCGGAACTGGTGAGCGATCCGGTGGACCTGACAGTCGGCGCGGGCGAGGATCTGTTGCTCAGCCTGTACCTGCCGGAATCGACCGGCCTGGCGACCTACTCGCATCAGCCCGGCGAGATCGCCTACATCACCGCCGGGGACCACAGCGCCGATGTGGAACTGCCCGGCGCGCAGGAGGTTCCGTTCCGGTTCTTCGTCACCGGCATCGACGTGCTCGCCGCGCCGGACAGCCGGGTCGCGGTGGCGTTCGGCGATTCCTGGTTCGAGGGGGTCGGCACCACCCTGAGCGCGAACCGCCGATCGGTCGACGCGCTCAACGCGCGCCTCACCGACGGCTGGGTGGTCAACAACGGCATCGCGGGCAACCGGCTCACCGCCACCGAGATCGGCGAATCCGGGCTCGGGCGTTTCCAATCCGACGCCCTCGCGGTTCCCGGCGTCAGCGACGTGCTGGTGAACTTCGGCATCAACGACCTCATCCTGGGCGCGATGGGCGGCCAGCCGTCGGCGACCGCGGCGGAGCTGATCGCCGGTTTCACCGCACTCGCGGACCGGGCGCACGCGGCGGGTCTGCGCATCCACGTCGCGACCATCGGCCCCTACGCCGGGTGCGTGTACCCCGGCATGCCGCTGCTGGAAACCCAGCCGACCAGGCACGCGGTCAACGAATGGATCCGCGCCACCGACGTTTTCGACTCGGTCTTCGATGTCGACCGCGCCGTCGCCGATCCCGCGCGGCCCGACTTCATCCGGCCCGAGTTCGACAGCGGCGACGGCATGCACCTCAACGACGCGGGCGCGGCGGCCATGGCCGACACCGTCGACGTGGCGGCCCTGTTCAGGACACGGTGA
- a CDS encoding MarR family winged helix-turn-helix transcriptional regulator yields the protein MQELFDDPRLTISGLLFEAHSGVLKKVEPVWKAHGLSGLDLNALMRLSRSPRRRLRMSDLAAQTDLSTSGVTRLVDRLAAAGLVERRLDPTDRRSAYAALTDAGATRLEQVLPDYLVALEEWLTGLLTPAQLDGLVTGLRVIRDATNPTATAIADRP from the coding sequence ATGCAGGAACTGTTCGACGACCCGCGGCTCACCATCTCCGGCTTGCTGTTCGAAGCGCACAGCGGCGTGCTGAAAAAGGTCGAGCCGGTGTGGAAGGCGCACGGCCTGTCCGGCCTCGATCTCAATGCCCTCATGCGCCTGAGCCGGTCGCCGCGGCGGCGTCTGCGGATGTCGGATCTGGCCGCGCAGACCGACCTGTCGACCAGCGGGGTCACCCGGCTCGTCGACCGGCTGGCCGCGGCCGGTCTGGTGGAACGCAGGCTCGATCCCACCGACCGGCGCAGCGCCTACGCCGCGCTCACCGATGCCGGCGCGACCCGGCTCGAGCAGGTGCTGCCCGACTATCTGGTCGCGCTCGAGGAGTGGCTCACCGGGTTGCTCACCCCGGCGCAGCTCGACGGCCTGGTCACGGGCCTGCGGGTGATCCGCGACGCCACCAATCCCACGGCCACGGCCATCGCCGACCGGCCCTGA
- a CDS encoding TetR/AcrR family transcriptional regulator C-terminal domain-containing protein produces MPPRTPLTREHVLRAAIGIADRDGLGALSMRRLAKAVGVEAMSLYNHVANKDDLLDGIVDLVVAEIYVPAAGGDWQAELRRRAISAHEVLLRHRWATGLIGSRVNVGPAMLRYIDATLACLVTAGFTYVQADRAWNALDSHIYGFTLQAVNFPLDPTEYTTAATHFLPLIPPETHPHMHTLTTLVITGSHSGIADFTFGLDLLLTGLNTLLDAEK; encoded by the coding sequence ATGCCACCTCGCACGCCGTTGACCAGGGAGCACGTGCTGCGCGCGGCGATCGGGATCGCCGACCGGGACGGTCTGGGCGCGCTGTCGATGCGCCGGCTCGCCAAGGCGGTCGGCGTGGAGGCGATGTCGCTGTACAACCATGTCGCCAACAAGGACGACCTGCTCGACGGCATCGTCGACCTGGTCGTCGCCGAGATCTACGTGCCCGCGGCCGGTGGTGATTGGCAGGCCGAACTACGCCGCCGCGCGATCTCGGCCCACGAGGTCCTGCTGCGCCACCGGTGGGCCACCGGCCTGATCGGCTCCCGCGTCAATGTCGGCCCCGCCATGCTCCGCTACATCGACGCCACCCTCGCCTGCCTGGTGACCGCGGGCTTCACCTACGTACAAGCCGACCGAGCCTGGAACGCCCTCGACAGCCACATCTACGGCTTCACCCTCCAAGCCGTCAACTTCCCCCTCGACCCCACCGAATACACCACCGCCGCCACCCATTTCCTCCCCCTGATCCCCCCGGAAACCCACCCCCACATGCACACCCTCACCACCCTCGTCATCACCGGATCCCACTCCGGCATCGCCGACTTCACCTTCGGCCTAGACCTCCTCCTCACCGGCCTGAACACCCTGCTCGACGCGGAGAAATAG
- a CDS encoding CGNR zinc finger domain-containing protein, which produces MQERKSLPPAVRRRFQTGRACLDLVHTGGEGELAVWEIVHTTEDLSRWLGVILELPEVSAEDTDLAAFHTLRAALSRAAFGAAAGHPLDPADIAVVNAAATEPPLVPQLGADGTRDYPAPTARAALSTLARDAVDLFASPLAARIRVCASETCGLLFVDASRPGRRRWCSMDRCGNLSKVRKYRESAE; this is translated from the coding sequence ATGCAAGAGCGAAAGTCTCTCCCGCCCGCGGTGCGCCGTCGCTTCCAGACCGGGCGCGCCTGCCTCGACCTGGTACACACCGGTGGCGAGGGTGAGCTCGCGGTGTGGGAGATCGTGCACACCACCGAGGACCTGAGCCGGTGGCTCGGCGTCATCCTGGAGCTGCCCGAGGTATCCGCCGAGGACACCGATCTCGCGGCGTTCCACACCTTGCGCGCGGCCCTGTCCCGCGCGGCGTTCGGCGCCGCCGCGGGCCATCCCCTCGACCCCGCCGACATCGCCGTCGTCAATGCCGCCGCGACCGAACCACCCCTGGTCCCCCAGCTCGGCGCCGACGGCACCCGCGACTACCCGGCGCCGACCGCGCGCGCCGCGCTCTCCACGCTGGCCCGCGACGCCGTCGACCTCTTCGCGAGTCCCCTCGCCGCCCGCATTCGTGTGTGCGCGTCGGAGACCTGCGGCCTGCTGTTCGTCGACGCGTCCCGCCCCGGCCGCCGCCGCTGGTGCTCCATGGACCGCTGCGGAAACCTGTCGAAGGTCCGCAAGTACCGCGAGAGCGCCGAGTAG
- a CDS encoding NAD(P)-dependent alcohol dehydrogenase, with protein sequence MTGVDTTTMTAWVAPRYGGSEVLRAELVPVPVPGEREVVVRVDAASLCSGDLHLLTGTPYLLRLGFGLRKPKRPRIGQNLAGEVSAVGAGVTEFAVGDRVFGTVPSGAFAGYARASVDTLAIVPAALSMAEAAAIPDSGMTALQGLRDIGAVRPGRRVLVNGASGGVGSFAVQIAKVMGAHVTAVCSTRHVDMVRGIGADVVIDYTADDFTRTDEPYDVIFDLAGNRTLRECRRALTADGVFVSSAAAPGDNWFGPVRWLAAVALTDLVTRQTLKALLMRPAAADLTYLAGLAAAGSLRPVIERRIPLREANSAIEQFARGHASGKTVLTVS encoded by the coding sequence ATGACCGGTGTGGATACGACGACGATGACCGCCTGGGTCGCGCCCCGCTACGGCGGCAGCGAGGTGCTACGCGCCGAGCTCGTACCGGTCCCGGTGCCGGGGGAGCGCGAGGTGGTGGTCCGGGTCGATGCCGCCTCGCTGTGCAGTGGCGATCTGCACCTGCTCACCGGCACGCCGTATCTGCTGCGGCTCGGCTTCGGCCTCCGCAAGCCCAAGCGGCCGCGGATCGGCCAGAATCTCGCCGGTGAGGTGAGCGCGGTCGGCGCCGGTGTCACCGAATTCGCGGTGGGTGACCGGGTTTTCGGCACCGTGCCCAGCGGCGCGTTCGCCGGCTACGCGCGCGCCTCGGTGGACACCCTCGCGATCGTGCCCGCCGCGCTGAGTATGGCGGAGGCGGCGGCGATCCCGGATTCCGGCATGACGGCCCTGCAGGGGCTGCGTGATATCGGCGCGGTGCGGCCGGGTCGGCGCGTGCTGGTCAACGGCGCGTCCGGCGGGGTGGGCAGCTTCGCGGTGCAGATCGCGAAGGTCATGGGCGCGCACGTGACCGCGGTGTGCAGCACCAGGCACGTCGACATGGTGCGCGGCATCGGCGCCGACGTCGTGATCGACTACACGGCAGACGATTTCACCCGAACCGACGAGCCCTACGACGTCATCTTCGATCTCGCGGGCAACCGCACCCTGCGTGAGTGCCGCCGCGCGCTGACCGCCGACGGCGTCTTCGTCTCCTCCGCCGCCGCGCCCGGCGACAACTGGTTCGGCCCGGTCCGCTGGCTCGCGGCGGTGGCGCTCACCGACCTGGTGACCCGGCAGACCTTGAAGGCGCTGCTCATGCGGCCCGCCGCCGCCGACCTGACCTATCTGGCCGGGCTGGCGGCGGCGGGTTCGCTCCGTCCGGTGATCGAGCGCCGAATCCCTCTGCGGGAGGCGAACTCCGCGATCGAACAGTTCGCTCGCGGGCACGCTTCGGGAAAGACGGTCCTCACCGTGTCCTGA
- a CDS encoding 5-oxoprolinase/urea amidolyase family protein yields the protein MQTTVQDWPGRIGYWHIGVPPSGPMDDLSFRLGNRVLGNPEGAAGLECTLGGPALRFGAATWVCVTGAVADVRVDGTPVEQWRTVEVPAGGVLDVGAIRGPGMRTYVLVSGGIDVDQFLGSAATFTLGKFGGGTGAALRADDTLTLGAPPARLAAAVPMTDIPAFGHRWELAVTEGPHGAPEFFTRADFDTILGTDYEVHFNSDRTGVRLIGPKPEWARTDGGEAGLHPSNIHDNAYSIGALDFTGDTPILLGPDGPSLGGFVCPVTVVAADRWKLGQLTPGDKVRFVPIRAEHAAPANELGQRRRAGFGTVVSAGRDGDDGILRRAEVDDETGVTYRRQGDDGVLVEYGTLTLDLGLRARAHALHQHLIALSPRGVVELTPGIRSLQIRVDPAVLPVPQLLDLLAEAEAHLPNSAELVVPSRTVHLPLSWDDPSTREAITRYMHGVRADAPWCPWNIEFIRRMNGLDSVDDVYRTVFDAEYLVLGLGDVYLGAPVATPTDPRHRLVTTKYNPARTWTPENAVGIGGAYLCIYGMEGPGGYQFVGRTTQVWNHRARPVGTAGPGVDRFHTDAETPWLLRYFDRIRWYPVEPDELLDLRADFAAGQVHVPTEDGEFRLADYRRFLTENAGSIADFRAVQADAFAAERQSWRTAGELTD from the coding sequence ATGCAGACCACCGTGCAGGACTGGCCCGGCCGCATCGGCTACTGGCACATCGGCGTTCCGCCGTCGGGACCGATGGACGATCTCTCGTTCCGGCTGGGCAACCGCGTGCTCGGCAACCCGGAAGGCGCGGCCGGACTGGAATGCACGCTCGGCGGGCCCGCGCTGCGGTTCGGCGCGGCGACCTGGGTGTGCGTCACCGGCGCGGTCGCCGACGTACGGGTCGACGGCACGCCGGTCGAGCAGTGGCGCACGGTCGAGGTGCCCGCAGGCGGCGTCCTCGACGTCGGCGCGATCCGCGGTCCGGGCATGCGCACCTACGTCCTCGTCTCCGGCGGTATCGATGTCGACCAATTCCTCGGCAGCGCGGCGACTTTCACCCTGGGAAAGTTCGGCGGTGGGACCGGCGCGGCCCTGCGCGCCGACGACACGCTGACGCTCGGCGCACCCCCCGCCCGCCTCGCCGCGGCCGTCCCGATGACCGATATCCCGGCCTTCGGCCACCGCTGGGAACTGGCGGTCACCGAGGGCCCGCACGGCGCACCGGAGTTCTTCACCCGCGCCGACTTCGACACCATCCTCGGCACCGACTACGAGGTGCACTTCAATTCCGACCGCACCGGCGTCCGGCTGATCGGCCCGAAGCCGGAGTGGGCGCGCACCGACGGCGGCGAGGCGGGGCTGCACCCGTCGAACATCCACGACAACGCCTACTCGATCGGCGCGCTCGACTTCACCGGCGACACCCCGATCCTGCTCGGCCCCGACGGCCCCAGCCTGGGCGGTTTCGTCTGCCCGGTGACGGTCGTCGCAGCCGACCGCTGGAAGCTCGGCCAGCTCACTCCCGGCGACAAGGTCCGCTTCGTGCCGATCCGCGCGGAACACGCCGCGCCCGCGAACGAACTCGGTCAGCGCCGCCGCGCCGGGTTCGGCACGGTGGTGTCGGCGGGCCGCGACGGTGACGACGGCATCCTGCGCCGCGCCGAGGTCGACGACGAGACCGGCGTGACCTACCGCCGCCAGGGCGACGACGGCGTCCTGGTCGAATACGGCACGCTCACCCTGGATCTGGGCCTGCGGGCCCGGGCCCACGCGCTGCACCAGCATCTGATCGCGCTGAGTCCGCGCGGTGTCGTCGAACTCACCCCGGGCATCAGGTCCTTGCAGATCCGCGTCGACCCCGCCGTGCTGCCGGTGCCCCAGCTGCTCGATCTGCTCGCCGAAGCCGAAGCGCACCTGCCGAATTCGGCCGAGCTGGTGGTCCCGAGCCGGACCGTCCACCTGCCGCTGTCCTGGGACGACCCGTCCACCCGTGAGGCGATCACCCGCTACATGCACGGCGTGCGCGCCGACGCGCCGTGGTGCCCGTGGAACATCGAGTTCATCCGCCGGATGAACGGCCTGGACTCGGTCGACGACGTCTACCGCACGGTCTTCGACGCCGAATACCTGGTGCTCGGCCTCGGTGACGTCTACCTCGGCGCGCCCGTCGCCACGCCGACCGACCCCCGGCATCGCCTGGTCACCACCAAGTACAACCCGGCCCGCACCTGGACGCCGGAGAACGCCGTCGGCATCGGCGGCGCCTACCTGTGCATCTACGGCATGGAGGGACCCGGCGGATACCAGTTCGTCGGCCGCACCACGCAGGTCTGGAACCACCGGGCGCGCCCCGTCGGCACCGCGGGCCCCGGCGTCGACCGGTTCCACACGGATGCCGAAACGCCTTGGCTGCTGCGTTATTTCGACCGCATCCGGTGGTATCCCGTCGAGCCGGACGAACTGCTGGACCTGCGCGCCGACTTCGCCGCGGGCCAGGTGCACGTGCCCACCGAGGACGGCGAATTCCGCCTGGCCGACTACCGCCGCTTCCTCACCGAGAACGCGGGCTCGATCGCCGACTTCCGCGCGGTGCAGGCCGACGCCTTCGCCGCCGAACGCCAATCCTGGCGCACCGCGGGCGAACTCACCGACTGA
- a CDS encoding type II toxin-antitoxin system HicA family toxin — MIAEQPTRKVLQALKKEGWSKLRGGAGSHSIYGCRSGKHDVSVPDGHRTVSPGVVRTIFKAVAACNCPEEDAK; from the coding sequence ATGATCGCGGAGCAACCGACCAGGAAGGTCCTGCAGGCCCTGAAGAAGGAGGGCTGGTCGAAGCTACGCGGTGGAGCCGGCAGTCATTCGATCTATGGTTGCCGGTCGGGCAAGCATGACGTGAGCGTTCCTGATGGGCACCGAACCGTTTCGCCAGGGGTGGTTCGAACGATCTTCAAGGCCGTAGCGGCATGCAATTGCCCGGAGGAGGATGCGAAATGA
- a CDS encoding RidA family protein, with the protein MAIATYINPESLHSNPAFSQVVRVPAGADLVYIGGQNGVDATGRVVGADLAAQVRQTLDNLRACLAAAGAEPADVVKWNLLIKEGQSLQEGFAAFGAAWGPMPNPPAITFAFVSGLAVEGALIEIEAVAAVR; encoded by the coding sequence ATGGCAATCGCGACGTACATCAATCCCGAATCCCTGCATTCCAACCCCGCATTCTCGCAGGTGGTGCGAGTCCCCGCCGGCGCCGACCTGGTCTACATCGGCGGCCAGAACGGGGTCGACGCCACCGGCCGCGTGGTCGGCGCCGACCTCGCCGCGCAGGTCCGCCAGACCCTCGACAATCTGCGCGCCTGCCTGGCGGCGGCCGGCGCCGAGCCCGCCGACGTGGTCAAGTGGAACCTGCTCATCAAGGAGGGGCAGAGCCTCCAGGAGGGCTTCGCCGCCTTCGGCGCGGCGTGGGGTCCGATGCCGAACCCGCCCGCGATCACCTTCGCGTTCGTGTCCGGTCTCGCGGTCGAGGGCGCGCTGATCGAGATCGAAGCGGTGGCTGCGGTTCGCTGA